The Rosa rugosa chromosome 3, drRosRugo1.1, whole genome shotgun sequence sequence TTGTTTCACATCAATGGTTCCCATACTAATACAACTCTAGGGCCGATATAGATGCAAACAACGTGTGGTCAGGGCTGGCCTTGCCCATGGGCAACATTGGCGACAGCCTAAGGCCCAACACAGAGGGGGGCACCagattttataaacaaaatataatatatatatatatatatatatatatatatatatatatatatatatatatatatatatatttaattatatatatgtataggaACTGgaacgtaaaaaaaaaaaaaaaaggaatttcaGATTTCTAGACGCAGATCGCGtctttacttcttcttcttcttccaacgcGCAACGGGAGCACAAAATTGATTATCCAAGCGTCTCTTGCTCTCTCCCAAGTCTCAAACCTTGAAACCCAGCAAATTTTTTCCTTAAATTGGTTTCAATGGTTACTCAATTCTTCAATTCATTCTCATCCATCACCCAATCTTTCTCCTCTCTATGTTTCTGTTATTCTACGGTGATCATACAAAATTTTCAGCTTTCCATCAATGTAGGTTGTGGTACAAATCAAAATAGGTATATATTGGGTGTTCTCCTGGTGTTCTTCAATTTTGATATTTAATGAAAATTTTGGATATCAAAAGTCTTGTTACTTGTTTTTTGAGTTATGTTGATTTGTaagaatttcaattttcaatattaggtGCTATTGGAAGTTGGAGTTGCAAGTCAATCTCGatcagaaaagaaagaacaagaaggaaaaaaacaaaTTCCAAATTTCCAGGTATTGTTCTGTGCTCTAGTGTTTATCAATCATCATTCAAAGTGATTTTTAACAATATGCTCATTCAtcagttttcaattttcaatattatgTGCAATTAGAAGTTGGATTTACAAGTCAATCtcgatcagaaaagaaaaaacatgaaGGAAAAAAGCTAGCTGTTGGCCAACTTTCAGTTTGAAGCTTGAGTAAGATATCATATTTGGCTCGGGACTACAATGCTATTTTGTGCTACTTTTCATGTTGTAAGCACCCTGTTCATTTGGGGGGTCAGCCACCATATTCAAGATGAGGTAAAATACTAGTCCTTTTTCAATTGGTTTTATTGAATATAAAACTTCATGCACATTACTGATCTTTTGGTGTAATTCATTCAATTGTGGAAATGGCAGAATACTAGACGAATATATCTATATGGCTTCCTTGTTGAAGCATATAATTCATAGAGGACGACCACGAGTAAGTATATATTcgataatttctatttttttttccgagTCATTTCTATTTGTTCAACTTTTGAatatggtttttcttttttgattcaGAATTCTTCGTAAGTTTACCAAGACACGCGTTACCATGTCTCTTATTTGTGTGATTGTGTCGAAGTGCTACATTATGTGTGATCTTTTGGATTAGCTAGGAGTTTTATGTGATAAGAAAAAATTTGTAATCTTTTTTATacggggttttggttttatgtaCCCCCTGTTATATAATATTTCTTTATGTAATAAAAtcggcgtggggatgagccgcCCAGCTTGATTAGGTTCCAAACCGCTAAAAAAAGGATTTAGAGTATAACATTCGTAAGAATCATTACATGTTTATTTAGGCCAGTTGGGCACACACAAAAAATTTCGCCCTGGGCATCAAAAAGCTCAGGACCGGCCTTGCGTGTGGTGCACTCAACTATTCAAAGCCATTAGGGACAATAGGCTCCGAGATGTGCCAAGAAGGTAGGATTGTAGGAACATTGCTGGCAATTTGATCGAgcaataaattataattaatttttaccTACGTGTTTGGTCACGCTTATCAAATATCAGACATGTGGTATGTTTGCCTTACGTAAAAATCTCTCAAATATGAaaactcattttttatttttctttttcttttttgaaaacaatggttttttttttttttttttttttccgatacgTTGGAAACAATCGATGTTATAAATGGAGCAAAATTACACGTATAATCTATTTAGaaataaaaacacaaaaactCATGATGGTCTCGTTGCCGGTGAGTTATAATCTACTTGGTTATATGAAATAATTTGTAAGAACCCAATTAGACATATCATCTAATAATAAAGTTTAAGTGATAGATTCTCTTTGATGTATGGATTTTATCATATGGCACCTACATAAGTCAAGGTCCTTGTTCTCCCAATACTATTTGTTCACACGTAATCTCACCCCATTGAAAGATAGAATAGACCACTGTTGGAGATACCAGGAGACTTGGTCTTACCGAATCCTTGCTTGAAGAAAATGGACTCTATAGGTATTCATTCTATCATACTTATAGTCATTTAAAATATTTTGTATTTGTATCTCTCTATCAGTATGCAGATTATGTAtgtttatatttattatatgatCTTCACATAATCAACACTATCATAAGTCCAATTCTAATGAAAACTCAACTGGTGCCACATCTACGTCCCTAAGAGCACCAGTTGGCCTGAATATTGTTTCACCTTAAAAGTCATTTTTGAATCAGGCTTTTGAGTGACATCAACGGTTCCCATGTTAATACAACTCTAGGCCCGAGATAGATGCAAGCAACGTGTGGTGCACTCAACTATTCAGCATTGGCTCCTTTGGACCAAAATATTTAGAAAATGTCATGGAGTGAGACTTTTATGCACTAAGGAGTAAAATATTTTCATTGATGTTGTCAATCAAAAGCTTTTAGTCAGCTTCAGAGAACCCAATACGCTGTGTTGCCATGTAATTTAATAGTAAGGAATTCCAGCTCTTAAGACTAGAAAAGCCAATACATTTTGAAGAAGCCAGAATAGGACCACCCTGTTCATTTTCGATAACAAAACCTGCTATACGCTGTTGATCATGCTTAAGAGAACAATCAAAAGTGATCTTTACTGACTCTTATTTGAGGTACCTATCAGAATTTATATATAGGGGGACAAAAAAGATAGCTACCAAACATTtcattgagaaaaaaaaaaaggccacaCACAGAATTACAAATTACCATACCCGACAAACTAGGTcggggaagaaaaagaaggaaaagaaaccaACCCAACTGGGGTTTATTAATTAGGAAATACAAAAAACTAGCTAAAAGCAAGTAAAGAAACACCCAACACACAAACTGGGGTTTATGAATTATTACAACATGAAGCGTAAAGATCATAAGGTCTGGAGTTAGTACGTGAGAACAGCTTGCCTTGCTTTCGAAATACTAGAGCTGCATTCCCCTGTTTTCTTCTCCAAAGCCTCAATTTTATCCAAATACTTCTTCAGGTCAAGCTTAATATTCTTGATTGCCACTTCTACATTTCCACCATTTGCAACGTTCGTACTTGAAGCAAGGAGAGATTCAATGGAATTTACTACCTTACCGATGAGATCTTTTATATCCCCCATTTCTTTTATGGTATGTATAGCTCCTTCCTTTATTGTGTTCATTGCATCATTCTTCAGCACCAAATCATTTTGACATACTTCAAGGCGGGAGCTAGTCCAGTGATCTGCTATTCCTACTATACGGTCTATACCACAGACATCAAGGAAATATGCTGGTTTGATTTTCAAATCCCCAACTATATCAGACGAACCACCAACAGATTTTACAGAATAAAACAACAGAACAACGTAAAGGAGGCACTTAGCACCCATGAATATATAATTCATGAGCTTCCTCCAACGATCAATACTCTTCTGATCCTTCCCAAGCTTCTCTTGTTCATTGCGACATTTGTCAAACATTTCTTCCTGCTTCTCAAGCAAACAGCGAGCCTTTTCGACCAACTTTTCACCAGAGTAGTCATTGACGTTAGACGCCATAATGTCACTCAATTTATTCGAAATCATCTTGGCCTCCTCCCTTCCTACTCCATGTTCACTCCCCAAGCTGCTGCACTCTTCAATCGCTTGTTCGATATGTGAATGGCTCCGACGAGCTGAGTCTAGAAACTTTTCCAGTTCAGTAAAGAATTCCAGCAGCTCCAAGCTGCTGCTCAAGTACTCCTTCACCACAAGCTTATAGCTGTCGTCCACCAAAGGAATGGTCTTACTCTTGAAATCCAAGATCGCGCCAGCGGTTTTTTGCCCCAAATCAGACATACTTGTCAGCACATTGTCCAAAACATCCAAGGAAAGACCTCCATTATATTTGGTAATGATCTCATTGGTACCCAGGGAAAGACCTCCATCCTCCTTAAATTTGGTAACGATTTCATCGGTACGAGTTTTGAGGCTGGCATCATTGAAGGACTGCAACTTTGCATCATTCTTGCAGTCCTCCTGATTTGCTGCCTGATACCCTAGATATTGCATTAACACGTTCTTGCATGCCCACAAAGCATTAGTTAGTTGCGTTGGAATAATTTTCGCTTTCGTTTCCTTCATTGCCAGAGAAAGTCAAGTTGGATCTGTTTTCCTGAAATAGCAAGGGCAACTCTAAAGTTAATTTAGTGTCATTTCAAGTGGTCACTGAGTGCATGCAATAGGAACTTATTACCTAGAAAATTATACTCTATACTAAAACCCAAAGGAAAAATCATTGTTCATTCCGCGAAAGAACAAACGAAGTGAATAGTGCACAGATCCTTCTACCCCTCTCCCGCCTGCAAGATCCAATAAACTGGTTGAATTGATTCCTCTACTAATTATAGCAATGTATGCCAATTATATATAACCCTTCCTTGTTTTGATTGGTTGTTTCAGTTCCTGTTTCTTTCTCTGTTTGTTCCAGCTATGGTGATTATGGGATAGAGTCGATAGAAATTGGGTTTGTTACTGCCTTCCGCAGATCCTAGAATAACCAATTTGTAGTTTTGTACATATATAGTACTGTAAAAACTTAGTTAAGATTTTTAAACTTTGTTGCGACCCAATTTCAATTCAAGCATTGTGTTTGTAAATTGTGTGTTGTAGAATATGCAATTGATGTACTTCGAGCTGGGAATCAtaaagttattttctttctGACAATTGAAACCGTAATTACTATTCAAACACAATTCATTGTAGAAAgaacaaatttcaaattttaaagAATAGTTTTTGCGGGATTTAGTAGTACGTAACTACGTATAGGAGTTTCATTGGGCTAATGAGGTCAGTTtcatgcctttttttttttggtcatacaATTTAGAAGATCCAAAGGATCAAACCGAATAAAGAAGAATCTGGTGGCTTGAGAGGAAATTTGGTTTGtggagatggaggaggaggaaacGTGGAATGGAGAGAAGGTGAAAGTGGTGATGATGAACAGAGATCTCTCCATCACTGGAAATCTCATGAGAGGAAAGAGAGGGAGCTGGTAGATGGCCAAGTCGGCAGATCTGGTCGGTTGGGTGAAGGTGGATATGGGAGTGGTGGTGTTGGACTCTCAAAATGGCAGATCTAGAGAAGATTTCTAGAGAGAAGGAGGAGCCTATTCTAGaaagagcgagagagagagtggtTAGTTTCATGTGATGTCctgatattgttttttttttttttttttgcagtatAGCAACTTTGGCTGAACATTATAGAAGCTTATTGTCTCAGTTCTCAGATTTGTTAAAGAACTTGGTGCAATGATGTCCTTTCCTTTCAATGGATGAATCGTCACAATAGAATACGATTAGTTAACCATGAATACGATTAGTAcaaatttgagaaaaaaaacCAAGCAatcccgcagcatcgcgcggggaGGTACTAGTaaaatttaatgaaattttcattattgacaaaaaattctaaaaataaaTACCTTGTGTTCGTTAACTGATCAATTAAAATAGTAAATACAATGATTTAGAGATATTGTGAAATCTGACCTCtaaccaagaagaagaagaaggcctTTGGAGCTTTGGATCGAGCTGAAGAGCAAGTgataaaaagagaagaaagctaGCTAGTAGCTAGTTCATATATGAGTATGGCTTATATAGTATAGTAGTGGTCCGAGGTTCTGATTAATAGTTGGaaaaattccacaaatggtcactcaactatgattcattcgacactttggtcactcaagtttcaaatatatcactttagtcactcaactattacattgtcaatcactttagttacctaaggagtatttttttttaatgaaaaaaaattaacaaagtgactaaagtgattgacagtgtaatagttgagtgaccaaagtgatatatttgaaacttgagtgaccaaagtgtcgaatgagtcatagttgagtgaccatttgtggaattctcccttaATAGTTTATTGGAAATACCCACCAGCATCCAATGGTAACGGAATGCATGGGCTGTTAGTTGAGGTTTGTCATGTCAACGTCAACCGCAGTCAATGAAGACCACCAAAAAGATACAGAACTTGCCGAGGAAGGTAATAGAGAAAGCAGGTGAAAAAGAATTAtgaaggactaaattcagtttgccccctcaaactttggggcaaacatcagtttggtccctgaccttttttttcaattatgatgGTCCCTGCACTTTCATTTTCCATCACCTTCgtccaaaattcaaaattggctCGAAAAGTGACGTCAGACGCTGAGTTGGACCTGATATCtgggcccacttttcagattttaaacctacaagaagggcaaaatggacatttctaatttaatatatatttttttcttttattaaaatttaatctaatttctaattttttttctttcttctctgtaTTTCCTCTCTCTTTTGCCCACTtatccaaaacctaaaaccaAATCGATCAAACAACTTCTCGATCTTCCTCCTCCGTCCTCTGTCGAGCCCGAGATTCAGGCCACTGCACTTCTCAAAGAAGTGAGGTCAGCAAAACCAAAGCTCAAAATGGAAGCTTCATCTCAAAACTCACACTCTCCCTCAATGCCCACCAACTACAGGCCACCACACACTCAAATCCCTGTGAGATCTTCCAGATCCAAAAGACCCAATTTTGACCCGCCTTCTCCTCCGCCTCCTGTTCCGATTCCGAACCCCCAAAACGCACTGCTTCAGCTCCAATCCTCTATTACGCAGCCTCAACAACAGTCGCCGAATCAACACCAGTCAAAGAACTTGGACGCCGAGTCGAGCTCTCGACGGTTGGTTCCACCATGACCTCTGAGTCAAGCTCCGGCGACGAAACCTCCAACCGGAAGCCCAACTCGATTACAAAGCCCCCGCAGGATTCTTAGATCTTGGAAGCCGAGTCGAGCTCCCGACGGTTACTTTTCaggttgttgagttataagcaCTGTGGATTCTTAGATCTTTGTTGTTTCTTACATTTCTGTGGTGCTGTTAGTAGCTGAGGAAATgagtttgaatttgaaattgaaagtttGGGTTTTGTTCTAGGTATGGCTATTTGGGGGTTTAGAAATTTCGGAATCGATTTGGGTATCGTTGTTTATGTGTGTATTTGTGTTATGAAATTGAAGGACATTATTTCTGGTCTGTTAGTAAGGAAAATTGAAGTGTAAGAGAAATTGGTTTTACCTGAAAGTGATAACTAGTTTTCTGCTTCCCAGTAAGGTAATATGTTtcttgaaatcagtgtgatagAGCATGAAGTTCAGCAATTGTTTTGGGCCTTTTGTTCTTCTCAGTTCTGATGGAGAAGAGAGAAGGAGTTCGAGGgcggaggaagaggaagaagaagaaaagaaaggaagtcAACCattattttttggtttttgggtaataagggtagtttggacatttcatCTATATAAAGGATTAAAATTTGAAAAGTGGGCCCGGATGTCGGGTCCAACTCAGCATCTGACGTCACTTTTCGagccaattttgaattttgaacgaaggtgatggaaaatgaaagtgcagggaccatcataatttaaaaaaaaggtCAGgaaccaaactgatgtttgtcCCAAACTTTGAggaggcaaactgaatttagtccaatTATGAACTTGCAAGGAA is a genomic window containing:
- the LOC133739909 gene encoding uncharacterized protein LOC133739909, with amino-acid sequence MKETKAKIIPTQLTNALWACKNVLMQYLGYQAANQEDCKNDAKLQSFNDASLKTRTDEIVTKFKEDGGLSLGTNEIITKYNGGLSLDVLDNVLTSMSDLGQKTAGAILDFKSKTIPLVDDSYKLVVKEYLSSSLELLEFFTELEKFLDSARRSHSHIEQAIEECSSLGSEHGVGREEAKMISNKLSDIMASNVNDYSGEKLVEKARCLLEKQEEMFDKCRNEQEKLGKDQKSIDRWRKLMNYIFMGAKCLLYVVLLFYSVKSVGGSSDIVGDLKIKPAYFLDVCGIDRIVGIADHWTSSRLEVCQNDLVLKNDAMNTIKEGAIHTIKEMGDIKDLIGKVVNSIESLLASSTNVANGGNVEVAIKNIKLDLKKYLDKIEALEKKTGECSSSISKARQAVLTY